ACAAGAAAGTGGTTGGAGGTCAGGTTATTGGGGTATGGCCGGTGCGGATTGGCGAGGTGGTCATTCGCCCGATCGAGCAGCAGGTCTGCGCCGAGTGGTTTCATGCGAAGCATGGTCGTGGGAGCCGATTAGCGAGTGGTCGTCAGATAGGCAAGGGCTCCGCTCGCCGAAAATCTTCAGGCAGAAAGTAAATCCATCATGACGACCGCACGCACCCCATCCGTGGCCCAGCTCCAACAGGCTTTGCGTGAAAAAACACGCGAAGTCGATGTGCTCCATCGTATTTCTGACTCGATCAGCAACCAACTGGATCTTGAAGCCGTTCTCAAACATATCGTCGAAGTGGTCGTCGAAGTCACCAAGGCGGATGCCTGCCTCCTGTATCTCCTGTCCGACGGCCAGGATGAGCTTATTCTGAGAGCCTCGAAAAACCCTCATCCGAAATTGATTGGCCGCATTACGATCGGGTTGGGAGAGGGCATCACCGGGTGGGTGGCCCAGGAACGAACGCGTGTCGTGATTCCGAGCAACGCCAGCGACGACTCACGGTTCAAATTTTTCCATAACCTTCCGGAAGACCGCCATCAAGCCTTCGTCTCCGTGCCGATCATGGCGAAGAAGGAAGTGGTCGGTGTGATCAATGTTCAGCATAAGCGCCCGAAGCGCTATCGGCCGGATGAAATCGCGCTGCTCTCGACCATCGCCAATCAGGTTGGAGGCGCGATCGAGAACGCGCGGCTCTACGATCAGATGAAACGCAAAGCTCTCCAAGTGGAAACATTATCGTTGGTTTCAGAAACGGTGGCCTCCAATCGATTGATCGAAGACGTGTTGCAGCTTCTGGTGACCATGACCGCCCAAATGATGAGTTCCAAGATCTGCTCGATCATGCTATTGGACGAAACCAGCGGGGAACTACGGATCGAGGCGACACAAAGCCTCAGTGAGCAATATCGCCGCAAACCGAACATCAAGATCGGCCAGAGCATCAGCGGCCGTGCGGTGAAAGAACGTCGGCCGATTATCGTGGCTGATGTCACCAAAGAGCAGGACTATATGTATTCGGACATGGCCAAGAAGGAAGGGTTGTGCTCCATGGTCTCGGTGCCCATGATGGTGCGGGAGAAGGCGGTGGGTGTGATCAATAGTTATACGTCTGTTCCGCACGTGTTTACCAGCGAAGAGGTGAAGCTGCTCCAGGCTATCGCCAATCAGGCTGCCATCGCCATCGAGCATACGACCCTGATTGAGAAGTCGTTTGAGATGCAGGAAGCTCTGGCGGTTCGAAAGCTGATGGAGCGGGCTAAGGGCTACCTGATGCGCTCGAAGAAGCTGACCGAAGAAGAGGCCTTCAAGCTCATTCAGCGGCAAAGTATGGATCTGCGGAAGTCCATGCGCGAGATTGCCGAGGCCGTGTTGCTGGCTGGGGAAATCGACGGACGGGTGGACAGGCAGCGAAGCTAATAGGATGCTGAAACGTCTGCCCTTCTCACCTGCCTGATCCAGGCATGCTAATCCCACAATGTTGCCCCCGCATGTTGCGGTAGCGGTGAAATGTCGTTGGTGGTC
This Nitrospirota bacterium DNA region includes the following protein-coding sequences:
- a CDS encoding GAF and ANTAR domain-containing protein, whose translation is MTTARTPSVAQLQQALREKTREVDVLHRISDSISNQLDLEAVLKHIVEVVVEVTKADACLLYLLSDGQDELILRASKNPHPKLIGRITIGLGEGITGWVAQERTRVVIPSNASDDSRFKFFHNLPEDRHQAFVSVPIMAKKEVVGVINVQHKRPKRYRPDEIALLSTIANQVGGAIENARLYDQMKRKALQVETLSLVSETVASNRLIEDVLQLLVTMTAQMMSSKICSIMLLDETSGELRIEATQSLSEQYRRKPNIKIGQSISGRAVKERRPIIVADVTKEQDYMYSDMAKKEGLCSMVSVPMMVREKAVGVINSYTSVPHVFTSEEVKLLQAIANQAAIAIEHTTLIEKSFEMQEALAVRKLMERAKGYLMRSKKLTEEEAFKLIQRQSMDLRKSMREIAEAVLLAGEIDGRVDRQRS